TTGATCTGCATTCATGTTAATCTTTGAGTGATGCCAGGGTTTTCTTTTGCATGATCTGAAACCATGTTATTTTGATCACCACATTCTTGAGATCTGAGAGAAACAGTACTATAAACAcaattgttttgatgatttacTACAGATTGTGAACTTTCCGACATGAAAGAAAAGTGAGGAGAGGAGAGAGTATAGTTCATCAAAGAAGAATGTATTGCAGATCAAGAATTATTTGCTAATGTGTTGGTATCCAGAAACCATGATTTGTTTTCCTATTGCATTTCAACctctatatattatttttcttatttggtttaatagATTATAACATAACTCTAACCAAATATGTGAATTATTATTGACTAATTTAAAGTACATGTGATGattttttttgtctttgattTATTCTCTTAAatgttagataataataaaattataattttggcaGATATAATATGAATTCATCTGCTGTTGGAATTTATATGTATATCGAATAATGGTTTATGATATCGGATTATAAATAATGGTAACAGAAAGACTCATCAGTCAAACTTATAAGGCTCGATTTGTAAATAGGTCAAAATTAATGACGAGGTGTACACCCAGCTACAGCTGGCTCTCGAGAGTCTGATGGGAACACAAACGTGGAAAGATCACGGCCGTAAGAATAGGCGTAGGAGCAATATCTAGACCGTCAATCTCCCGACGTCCTCGGAAAGCCGCGTCCGCCCTCGCTGGACGTCGACTTATGAGGGTCCCACGTTCCGCAGGCTCCACGTATGCCCGCTTCTCTCTTGCTTGCCTCCGCCGTTTCACTTCGGCGCGGGAATTAGGGCTGAGACCGGGATCGATGGTTCTTCCTCATGGATATCCGGTCGAGAGGGAGAGATACCGACCGAGCAGCCGCGTTTGAGGGGCTTGCTTTCTACGGCGAGAAAGACGAAGACGACAATGGATCAGTATCGCGGATAAGTGTCTCGAAAAGATTGCGTCTTTCACGAGCCACAGACCGCCGCCCGTCGCCATGGAAGCGTGGCGTTGGAGTCATCCCCTCTTCGGTTCTAATAGACAGTGGAAGAAAGGGTGGTCTTGGCATggatcaaaaggtggttttccgagaGACGGAAGGAACCCTTTTCTACTGCAGGTATGCAGGTTCTTTAGCTCTGTTTTGCTCCTTCCATTGGAGTAGCGCTCTGTGAGATAAGCTAAATTATCTTGGTTTATAATCCTCTCGCACCACTTTTATTCCCTTCTTGACAGAAAATATGCTACCTAGGTGGTTGATTTGTAACAATGATGGCCTTTTCGCTGATAGAGAGTGAGCAGTTGAATTTGATTTTCTTGTTATTGAAAAAAAATATGTCTTGAAAGTCTGAGTTAGGTTGCTAGCACTCACTGGACTGATATTTATATTCCTTCTTAATATCTGCCATGTTCAATGGATAACTAATACAAGTAGTTTGAAAATTCTTAGCTACAAACAGTAGAGCATAAAACTTTTCAGCTTTGATGGTTTGGAAGCACATGGCTGTTATGTGGTTCATTGAACTTTATGGAATCTGGCATTTATTTGTTTTGGTTATCACCTTGATCAAGGTGAATGTGTAGAATATTTCTTTTATGAGGTCAAGAGAGCTCATAAATACTAAAGAGTAGTTCTTTAACTTTTTCTAGTTCATAGTGATCTTCATCCACTAGCTTGAACTCTTCGTTATGTTTTTGTTTGGTTCACTTGCCTTATTGGAACTCTAATTAGGTTCGCTGAGGTGGGATGATCGAGGCTCTTTTGTTTGTACCCACAGATTCTATTTTTCTACTTATGCCGGAGAAGTAACAATTGATGGTTCATGAACTTCTGTGAGAAGTATTTGTGATCTTCTATAACTGGAACTTGaaagaatatttatttttcttggcCTTGTTAAGAATCTTAAGTTGCTATGCTAGGCTGTGATAGGTCAATTTGATACTTTGTTTGGGTGCATTCAAACATTTTCAACTAAAAATTTATTTTGCTGCTCAGCAATttatttcttcttcctcttcctcccgaAAGATACTTCACATTAAATAATGTGCTTACATTTGTTTTTTTCATGGCTTAGGTTCGAAGAGCCAGATGGATGGCAAAGAATGCAAAGGTTTAACGAAGGAGGGTTCCCCATGTCCTGAGAGCTTTCCATCTCTTTTTAGGTACATTGCAACCAGATCATTTGCTGATTTTGATATCACTCACAGTCCTGGAGGAGATCTTGCATTTACTAAAGTAAGTTATTATCATCTATCCATGGATCAGTTTTGAGTTTCCAATGGCCAACTTACTACCGTCATGTATGGTGCATAACTCAGTATGCTTAGATTAACTTGTAGGTATCTTTCACCAATCTTTATATGATTACTTGTGTGCATGTAAATTATGACCTATTTGTGTTTAGGTATAATTTTTACAGATCTACCCTTTTACATGTAAATATTTTGTGGTCAAATATAATAACTTCAGTTGGTTCAATCATGGCATGAaacatttatctttgcttttcctTTCCTGTTTCAGGTGCGAGAAGCTATCAGTGACAACATTCAGGCCAAAAAGCTCAGCATTTCCTCACCAACTTCACCGATTCAGATGATTGAGCACTATCATGTGCATTCTATTTCCATCAGCATGCCTGCATCACCTTCTGCATTTGATAGAGAACGTTCCACAGGAATTCTTCACAGTGAAAAAGGCGGATCATATACTACTAAGGGGAAGATAAACCATCCCATTAGTGCTACTGCTGGCCCGCAGCAACAAAATCAGTCAAAGTTTCACTCTCAGCCTATACCGATTGGAAATTCCCACACAAACACATCTCCAGAAATAAAGATTCTAGATTCTCTGGGGTGCCAACAGCAAATATCACAGAACAGTAGAATTAAGGACAAACACTATGAATCTTTTAAGACATGGTCTGGCAAACTTGAAAGGCAGATATCTAACCTACGAGGGAAACCACAGGAACCAGAGGAGGTAACTGATGCAAAGAATGCTAAACCAGAGGCTGTACCAGCGGTCGGCCGCTACTTTGATGCCTTAGAAGGGCCTGAACTGGACAAGCTTAAGGTATCTTTTTTATGCTATCTTGTTTATGGAAATTGCTAATTTGACATACTTTTCATCTTTAACAGAGTTGCTTACCATCAAATTATGTATATCTGTTCCTGAACATAAACATGTTTTCAATATCTGATCTGGATGAAACCATTAACACAAATTACAAAATCTTGCGATTTGGGTATGAGCAGAGTAAATGTATCCAACTACACATAGTCAAACTTATTTGTGAACACCATTAGAGATTTTAATTTTTTGCATGTAGGGTAGTATAGCATGGTTCCTCATTCCCCATTTTGTAATAATTTTGCAGGCATCAGAGGAGCTTATTCTTCCCAAAGACAAAAAGTGGCCTTTTCTTCTTCGTTTCCAAGTGTCCTCCTTTGGTATGTGCCTTGGCATCAGCAGCCAAGCTATCCTGTGGAAGACATTGGCTACATCACCATCCATGACTTTTCTACATGTAAGCCCGACCATCAATCTCACTCTATGGTGTATCTCACTTGCACTAATGGGCCTTGTGTCTGCCATCTATATGCTGAAGATCATATTCTACTTTGAAGCGGTACGCCGAGAGTATTACCATCCTGTACGAGTTAATTTCTTCTTCGCTCCATGGATAACCTGTCTCTTCTTAGCAATTGGTGCGCCTCCCTCAGTTGCCGTCAAGCTGCATGCTGAGCTTTGGTATGTGCTAATGGCTCCAATATTCTGCCTTGAACTAAAAATCTATGGCCAATGGATGTCTGGAGGGCAACGCAGGCTATCAAGAGTGGCAAATCCTTCAAACCACCTATCAATTGTCGGTAATTTTGTAGGGGCTCTGCTGGGTGCATCTTTGGGTCTTAAAGAAGGCCCCATCTTCTTCTTTGCCATTGGGCTAGCGCACTACACTGTACTCTTTGTGACCTTATACCAGAGGCTTCCAACAAACGAAACACTACCAAAGGAGCTTCATCCAGTTTTCTTTTTATTCGTAGCAGCACCTAGTGTTGCCTGCATGGCATGGGCCAAGATTACTGGCAACTTTGGTTACTGCTCGAAGATTGCCTACTTCACTGCGCTATTCCTTTATGCATCTCTTGTAAGTTTCTTGAACACCGTAGACTTGTAGTTTTTCAGTTACTGGTTTCAATAAGGTATACAAATTTGTGAAACCCTTCACAGTTTCTGAAATCACGAAGAAATTCACGTGTGATTATTGATTAAAAGCTGAACAAACTTTCACAACTTAATATTTCAATATTGTTTGATGTAAACATTAATTAGAGCAGGCTTGACGCTACAAGTTATAAAAACAAAAAGATTTTTTGaagcagaaaaaaaaatgatgtgcTTAATGGTGATAAAATTGTAACCAAATGACCCATAATCCTTCAAGTAATTATATTCATGTTCTTTTGTAGCATAATTGTGATGCAATAGAGTAGCATTTTCCTACAGCTGAATATGTACCATTGTTACTGTTTAGCTTTATGAATTGTGGGTATTTACATTTCCACTTGTGCAGGCTGTACGGATTAATTTCTTCCGAGGCTTCAGGTATATTATGATTTGTTCTTCTGTCCGAGTTTGACTTAttgtaaatttctttttctccctcCCAAACTACTGCCTTTATAACTCTTCTATCAACATTGTAGGTTCTCGCTAGCTTGGTGGGCTTATACCTTCCCGATGACAGGAGCGTCCGTAGCAACCATTAGATACTCAGCTGAAGTCAAGAACACATTTACTCGGACACTATCAATTGTGCTCACTGCCATCTCTACCCTAACAGTAGCGGTTATGCTTGTTTCAACGATCATTCATGCCTTCGTCCTGCATGATCTTTTCCCTAATGACATCTCCATTGCCATCACCGAAAGAAGAGTGAAAGGGAGCAAGGGACGCATGCATACGGTAACATCGAGCTCAGATACCGTGGACTCAGAAGCTTGTGCAGCATCAAAAGTGGAAGGCCACTTGCATCTGCCTGCTTCATCCGGTTTCAAGATATCGTCCACCACGTTCTTATACTGAAACCGATGACGGCATCAACATGATTATTTACTTAATGGTGTTTCTTTGGTGATGAATGAGATGTAGTGTGGAACAGATCTAGTTGTATAGTAGCATTATACAAACAATATAGGAAAAATGACATAGCAGGCATACAAGTATATACTTTTAACTGTAGAAAACATTTACTCGTTGCAACACATATATTTCATGTTCCCATCTGGGCCAAATAAAATCCGTCTCAGCATCTCATAGTATAAGACAACATGCATGTATGTAAATGGCAATGACAACCATGATTGTTAGGGGGCAACATGATCGTCTGCATATTAATTATTCTCAACTGCACATAagctttaatttaaataatttgaaGTCAAAAACATATTACAGGGAAAACGAGTACAATCCAATGACACCTTCGCTAGATGATGCAGCCAAACTAAGTTAACTTGATGAAGATCAACTAATCTATGCTCTCATGAATTCCACCATCTTCTTTGTGATGTCAAGGCTGCTTTGTGTGTCATTTTAGCCATCTTCACGATATGCTTTATCAGCAGAAAAGAAGTGTGGCGAACATCTCATAGGAAGTAAGTCAACTGCTGCTTCTTTCGTGAGCCACCATCGCCATATAACTCGTTCCATTGCTTCAACTCGCTCATGATGGACCCCTCGGCTGCGAAGCTCGCCGCAACCTGGAAATTAGAAAGATGAGTGATGAGTATATTCTCTAACAAAAACTAGAGAATTCTGTCAATAAGTAAATCTTAACACAAACAGGTGAGTGACCATGATATTTTCGGACATACGATCAACTTCTCTCTTTTGTAAGGGTTCGACAAAACCCGCAGACCTTTGCATCCAAGAACTCTTAATATTTACGGTACGAGCTAGCAGACTTTTGCTCGTAGGCCAGAAGCCATATCAAGTTCTTCAGCCTAGGACCAAAATGATTCCTGAAAATGACCTAATCTAAAGATTACTCAAGATGCACAACTATGACTACAAGGAAAAATTATGTTACATGATTACTCAAGATGCACAACTATGACTACAAGGAAAAATTATGTTACATTCAGACTAGACGGCTCAGTATGTTTTACTAGCATGAGAAACATTCTCATGATTGAAGGTTGTCTGTGGCAGCTACATCATCCCATGCTGGTGGATATGCATCACCGACCATCTTGTTCTCGTCCGAGAACATTGGGCAAGTGATGGGCAGAGCAAGACTAATTGCTTCTGCACATGCCTTTTGTGTGCCACAACATGGTAATGAAGTCATTTCCGATACCATGTAAAATATTAAAAAGCCCTCTAGAGTAACAGGTTTATCATTAACACAGAATGCAACACTGAAATCCCCCTCAGGTGTCAATCTTCCTAGATCCAAATAATTGCTAATGCACATTATAGTAAGACTCATGATCAGTTGTAAAATAAGAACAAAAAAATGATCCAACTAATCCAATAACAACTGTATACTGAAGAAAACTGATGTGCCAATTGATTTTCTCACTGGGCAAAATTAAGCTACAAACACAAATTCCATTCATAAAACCATAGAAGAGAAGATGAACTCACTTGGTTCTTTGCCTGCTTCATGTCTTCCATGTTTAATGGTCTTAGGACAATTGTTTCCTCTCTATCTTCTGCCTTTGTTTCTGAAGCCTCTGCTTGATTATCTTCagcctttttcttcctctcctatGGAGAAAAAAGAATGTGTTGTGAAGCCTGAACCAAGAAAGAAATAGTTCGACAAAGCTTATGCTGATCAATAGAGCAACAAATATCATCATGAAACTTGAACCAGCTGGAAAGAAGTAATGCTGCAACAGAACACTAAATCAACCATCCAAGTGACACAATGCAGGAAGATGCTCACATGACTAAGGTTGATGGCTTGATGCAACATCGGAAAACAATATAGACAAATATTCAAATAAAAACTCAACCGACTAAAACTTCATAATGTGAACAAACATCATGGGCAAAAGGGAACAAGTGGATAGAATATGTTCAACCTActtgaacaaaaaacaaaaaagggtCTACCAAGAaataaaaccacacaaaaacagaagaaagaaaagcaacctccataattttaatatctacatgatacaaatgaaaaaaaaaacctctCATTTCGAAGCTGAGTAGTCAAATATACAAAGAAAGAACTGAGCAGTCaaaaatgaaaggaaaaaaaaatgcaaaaaaaaagtaATACCAATTCCTTGAGTCTTTCTTTCTGAATCAGCTCCCTGACAGGACGATATGCTGCTGTGGTGCACAGGTTCTGCTTTCAAAAGTTGCCTTTAGTGAAAAAGACAATTTATTGCTTCATAACTGAAGAGGTTGCACAAACCTTAAGATCACTGCCACTGTACCCTTCTGTCATTGTTGCAAGCTCCTTAAAGTCCAGTTTTTCTTCAACCTTCTCCTTTGACAAAAGCGTCCTCAGAATAAGTTCCCTGCTCTCCTGGGATGGTAGACCAACCATTATTCTGTTAACAAGAAAAAGTGGGAAGTTTGGTCAACATATGATCATATCAGCTACTCTACGATGCAAGCTGACGGTAGGGGAAAGAAAACACATAACAGACCTGCGCTCAAACCTCCTAATAATTgcttcatcaagatcaaaaggtCTGTTCGTTGCTGCAAGAACAAGAATACGTTCCTCTGGCTTTGTCAGCAATCCATCCCAATGAGTCAtaaattcattttttattttcctcATTGCTTCATGTTCACCAACCCTGCTTCGTTGCCCAAGCATGCTATCAACCTCATCAACAAAAACAATAGTAGGGGAAACTTTTGCAGCCAGGGTAAATAATGCTCTAACATTTTTCTCATCTTCTCCAAACCATTTTGAAGTGATGGTAGACATGGAAACATTTATGAAACTTGCACCAGCTTCATTCGCTATAGCCTTAGCAAGCATTGTCTTCCCTGTTCCAGGTGGCCCAAACAGTAATATTCCTCTGCAAGGCTTAAGAAGACCACCTTTAAAGAGGTCTGGCCTACGAAGAGGAAGCATAACAAGCTCCTGAAGTGATTCCTTGATATCATCCAAGGCACCTATATCATCGAATGTCACTCCAATTTCACTTGCTGGGATAACCTCTGGTCTGATCCGCTTTTCAAATTCATTGTCAGGAGCAACTTCCTGAATGCatgtgagagagagagtgagagaggacAAAGTTTATCTAAAATCCTATAAATCAGTGAATTTTACACAAGCCATCTAATATAAACCAGAAGTTGCAATTCAGCTTGGAAAAGGCTCCCAAAGAGTAAAGATAATGTTTTTGGACAAAATGTAAGAATTATTTTTTCGACTCACCATATTTGAACACTTCTGGTGTCATATTTTATGCCAGATTGCTATTTTAGTCCCTATTCAAGTACGAGATGCCTCTTTAGATAGAATTCAGAAAATTATGTAATTAACTATTTTTGAAAAGTCTACTTATTAAAGAGTCTCATAAACCTATATAATGGTTTACCCCCTTGATGTATTAGTAAAAGTGATCAAATCTTTTCTTCTTATCTAATGGTATAAGAACATCATTCGTGTGTGAAGAGTGTCTGAGACCAAGAGCCCTCAGTGTGAGGCATTCCTCAGAAAGAATCTGGTTCATCACCTTCTTTCTTATAGTTGTCTCAAATCTAATCACATTTTTGTCAGAATATGTAAGAATCAGATAGTATTATATGGTTGACAAAGTTAAATTTGGGCTACACATATACTACATGTTGGCCAATTAGCTTAAGCATTTGAATTGAATTGGTGTTTGGCTATCATATTGATACCCTAATAAGTTCAGTATACCTAAGAAAGTTGAAAATTCAAAATTTCGTTTAACCTTCCATAGAGAATAAGTTTCTCTCTAAGGATGTACGTAACAACCTATTATAATGTTATCTTGAAGCACATATGTAAAAAGTCAATATAAACAgtcaaaaggagaaaataaaGAGGAATTAGCATACAGGTGCTTTTGGCGGTTGAGATGGAACGACACTGTCCTTCTTCACTACAGGAACAGACTTATCTAATTCAGTTTTACTTTCAGGAGGTGAAGCTTCAGTTTTTGTCTCAGATTTTTTGGCACTTGTTGAGTCTTCTTTTCCAGATTCCTAGAAATTAAAGAGAGTAAAGGGAAGGGAAATCTTACAAAAGAAAAAGTGAAAACCATGGCTACAAACCTTCATTGAATCAGCACTTCCCTCAAGCTGTGCAGTTCCCTTAGCATTTAGCTTGTTTTCTTGGAATATGCTTAATGCATGGGATAGACTGATCAATAAACACAATTAGAatcacaaaataaaaaaagaaaaagcctATCCCTGAAAAAGAGATGATAAAAGCCAAAGTATAGAATCCACTAGACCTCTTTGAAGAGATTACAAGTTTTCCATTTCTGTATTCAGGATCTGTGTTATTCATCAAGTGGTATGAAATTGCTGACACTACAATTTCCTCTATGTATTTACTAAGAACCATTGTGTCTGTGAGGCAGATTGAACCCAGATCAtcacaatcaagatcatttcttgCAAGTACCTCGGTAATGTGGTTTCTGTTGTCTTGAAATTGAATCATTTTCATGTCTTCTTCCAATTGGGCTTTCCAGCTAACAAGGTGAGTCTCATCTTCAGGTGGCTTAATCTCTATATTGTATGGGAACAAAAGACTCAACTTTTCATCCACTTCTCTAAAGTCACTTCCTGCTTCCACCTTCCTTGAACCAAGTATCAACACTTGTCCGCTTATCCTTTTCAACAACTTCTCGAACAGGGAATACATTCTTTTAGAAATAAATAGAAGACTATCAACATCCCTTAAATATAGGACAATAGGACTGTTCTTGGATATTGAATGCAGAACCTGGGAGCATCCAGCATCAGCCATTAGTTGAGCTAAGCATGTAAAATCAAACATGAAAATTTTCTAGCACTCAAATGATCCTAACCTATCAACTCCATCATGTCAGACCTTAAAAAAGACTCCAGTATGACCAGAAAGGTAACACTACAAAGAAACAAGTACCTTGTAAAGTGACTGTACAAGTAGTTTCTCATCAAAAGACCAGCTTATGGTTCGTTTGAGAAGAGCTGCATTCAACCAGAAGCTATGAGGAACAAAAGTTATATATGTTTGTCAAGAATCATACACCAACAGTGATAACAAAAAGAATAATAACAAGCGGTAATAATGAGTAAAGATCCATATTCATATAAGATCCAGCAAAGTTTATGTTAACATTTAATTGAGCCCTGCTCTTTCCATTATTAGGGcagtggaaacaaaaattaacagCAAGGTCATACAGAATAACTAATGCATGAAAACCAAAGTCATATAATGAGAATCTTGAGTAACTACAAGTATCTAAATCTATAAACAGTAATTTGTTGGGAATAAAGATGAGTTTGACCCAATCCATGACCTTTTGATAGGAGAGAATAAGGTGAAAACATTCATGGAGAAACTAAGTTAGACTAAAACATGAAGCAACTTGCATAGGCAAGAGGTAATATCAAGTTAGGTGATGGCCCAATTCaaagattgaaatttcgtaccgtatcagAGTTTCGTGCTTTTCtcgatacggtatggtacggGCATACCGCGTACCGAATGGTatgcttaaaaaatattaaaattaattttaatattaaataatattaaatatatatatataatataaaatcacAGAAATATAAAATAGCTAACAATGGTGTGCTTAAAACgatattaatatattatatttaaatgatattaaatataaaaaatatataacttaGCAACGCTCGAACCCTAGGCGAATAGCTACGGCGTCGAGGGATGGCAACGGGTGCCACAGCGAAGGCGCGGAAGAAGAAGAATTTTCTTCGGTGTCGAGGGAACAATGGCAGCGGGCGCTGAAGAGCTGCGGTGTCGAGGGAGCGATGGCAACGGGCGCCacagcaaagaagaagaagacgaagaaggaggaggaggaggagcaggcgGGCCGGGTACTATTTCTTGaagcttctccctcttcctcttcttcgaacgtctCTTCTTCCTCGCCTAGCCTCGCCGTAGCCAGGCTAATACCACCCGGTAGTAAGTGGCCCGCATGCCAGTCAGCTGGCGGACCGTTctgtactgcccgtaccgggtgataccattcggtattgcaaaccttggccCAAATTTTGTTTGCTGCAGTCGTCTGTAATTGCAATACATCAAATTGAGTCAATGAAGGTAATAGAAGAAGTGAGCAATTTTTTATATTAGCAAGCTTCCAGAACAGGAGTTCTGAGTTGGTGGTTGTTTTCCTGTTTCTGTGATTTCCAAATAAAAGAATTTCAACAGAATCATGCTTCATGGATAAACactttgacagcatgttttgtgaAACACTTACATTCATGGATTGCTTTTCCCATGCTGCACAACTCATACAAAGCAGTTTCTACCAGTCCAGTTTAGGTCATTTGTTTCCTGTGCTAGTGAATTAATTACAGAGTGCAAGCAGATCCAATTAATCATCAACTGAATGAACTGAATATATATAGCTAGCCTAGAATACAACATTTGCTGCACTTAAAGCGGAAAGCATCTTCAATGTCCTTTGAAAATATATCTTACAGGCAGATCAATAATTTATGGAGTGGCATTTATTCTTAAATGCAGTTTCATTAAACAGTTCAAACTTTAATCTTTTTTCATCTGGGTTTCTTTGGTACATAGTTGCAACATTTCAAGCTAGCCTGATTCATGTTCAGTATATGCATCAGAACTTGTCAGTTTTAAAAATCTCCTAAAAATGTTGTTTTATGTCAGAATGTAGAACTTCACAAACCATTGAATAATGTTGCTTCATGATGTTGTTGCCAACAAAAGAAATGAATTAACTATAAGGTCCTATTAATTAAATATCTGGAAATAGTAACCTGGATTAAGAGGAGGGCATTGTGTCCCTAGGCAACTCATATCAGCTGAAGCAGAGGCATTTCTTCGAAGCTTTGGCGCATTACTGGTGCTTTCCGACCTACCGTAAGAACAGCAAGGCAACAGTAAATGGATCAGATATAATAGCCTTGCAGTTATTCATACATAGATTTCATAATAGTATTTTGCTCTCTAGACCTTGCATTTATCTCAAAACCACTGCTTTGCCTGTGCAAATTTCCTGCAAATAATGTCCGCAAAGGTATTAATGAGCCTTCACAACTAATACCAATTTTTTTAAGAACCTGAACAAAAGAGTGATGTCACCTGAAAATTAGTgatctcatattttaaaattacaaCCATTTACT
This DNA window, taken from Musa acuminata AAA Group cultivar baxijiao chromosome BXJ3-7, Cavendish_Baxijiao_AAA, whole genome shotgun sequence, encodes the following:
- the LOC135642434 gene encoding S-type anion channel SLAH2-like isoform X1: MDGKECKGLTKEGSPCPESFPSLFRYIATRSFADFDITHSPGGDLAFTKVREAISDNIQAKKLSISSPTSPIQMIEHYHVHSISISMPASPSAFDRERSTGILHSEKGGSYTTKGKINHPISATAGPQQQNQSKFHSQPIPIGNSHTNTSPEIKILDSLGCQQQISQNSRIKDKHYESFKTWSGKLERQISNLRGKPQEPEEVTDAKNAKPEAVPAVGRYFDALEGPELDKLKASEELILPKDKKWPFLLRFQVSSFGMCLGISSQAILWKTLATSPSMTFLHVSPTINLTLWCISLALMGLVSAIYMLKIIFYFEAVRREYYHPVRVNFFFAPWITCLFLAIGAPPSVAVKLHAELWYVLMAPIFCLELKIYGQWMSGGQRRLSRVANPSNHLSIVGNFVGALLGASLGLKEGPIFFFAIGLAHYTVLFVTLYQRLPTNETLPKELHPVFFLFVAAPSVACMAWAKITGNFGYCSKIAYFTALFLYASLAVRINFFRGFRFSLAWWAYTFPMTGASVATIRYSAEVKNTFTRTLSIVLTAISTLTVAVMLVSTIIHAFVLHDLFPNDISIAITERRVKGSKGRMHTVTSSSDTVDSEACAASKVEGHLHLPASSGFKISSTTFLY
- the LOC135642434 gene encoding S-type anion channel SLAH2-like isoform X2 translates to MDGKECKGLTKEGSPCPESFPSLFRYIATRSFADFDITHSPGGDLAFTKVREAISDNIQAKKLSISSPTSPIQMIEHYHVHSISISMPASPSAFDRERSTGILHSEKGGSYTTKGKINHPISATAGPQQQNQSKFHSQPIPIGNSHTNTSPEIKILDSLGCQQQISQNSRIKDKHYESFKTWSGKLERQISNLRGKPQEPEEVTDAKNAKPEAVPAVGRYFDALEGPELDKLKASEELILPKDKKWPFLLRFQVSSFGMCLGISSQAILWKTLATSPSMTFLHIIFYFEAVRREYYHPVRVNFFFAPWITCLFLAIGAPPSVAVKLHAELWYVLMAPIFCLELKIYGQWMSGGQRRLSRVANPSNHLSIVGNFVGALLGASLGLKEGPIFFFAIGLAHYTVLFVTLYQRLPTNETLPKELHPVFFLFVAAPSVACMAWAKITGNFGYCSKIAYFTALFLYASLAVRINFFRGFRFSLAWWAYTFPMTGASVATIRYSAEVKNTFTRTLSIVLTAISTLTVAVMLVSTIIHAFVLHDLFPNDISIAITERRVKGSKGRMHTVTSSSDTVDSEACAASKVEGHLHLPASSGFKISSTTFLY
- the LOC103991652 gene encoding peroxisomal ATPase PEX1; the encoded protein is MEQKHIVMSALGVGLGLGVGLGLASGQTVSRWAAPQPGSFSGVTCENIEQELKRLVVEGKDSKVTFDQFPYYLSEQTRVILTSAAYVHLKQADFSKYTRNLSPASRAILVSGPAELYQQMLAKALAHYFEAKLLLLDITDFSLKIQSKYGSAPKDSTFKRSISETTLERMSGLFGSLSIMPQREEPKVTRNLHRQSSGFEINARSESTSNAPKLRRNASASADMSCLGTQCPPLNPALLKRTISWSFDEKLLVQSLYKVLHSISKNSPIVLYLRDVDSLLFISKRMYSLFEKLLKRISGQVLILGSRKVEAGSDFREVDEKLSLLFPYNIEIKPPEDETHLVSWKAQLEEDMKMIQFQDNRNHITEVLARNDLDCDDLGSICLTDTMVLSKYIEEIVVSAISYHLMNNTDPEYRNGKLVISSKSLSHALSIFQENKLNAKGTAQLEGSADSMKESGKEDSTSAKKSETKTEASPPESKTELDKSVPVVKKDSVVPSQPPKAPEVAPDNEFEKRIRPEVIPASEIGVTFDDIGALDDIKESLQELVMLPLRRPDLFKGGLLKPCRGILLFGPPGTGKTMLAKAIANEAGASFINVSMSTITSKWFGEDEKNVRALFTLAAKVSPTIVFVDEVDSMLGQRSRVGEHEAMRKIKNEFMTHWDGLLTKPEERILVLAATNRPFDLDEAIIRRFERRIMVGLPSQESRELILRTLLSKEKVEEKLDFKELATMTEGYSGSDLKNLCTTAAYRPVRELIQKERLKELERKKKAEDNQAEASETKAEDREETIVLRPLNMEDMKQAKNQVAASFAAEGSIMSELKQWNELYGDGGSRKKQQLTYFL